GGAAAAGAAGTGAAGGGAATTATGGACGGTTCGGCTGCTACAGAAGTAGTAGATAATTCCTTTAAGAGAGAGAAATGGCATGGAACAATGCCAGTTATTTATAACGTATACGGTAAACCTTCTTGGATTGTACCAGTTATTGATGACGGCGGATTAGTACGTGCTCATACTGTTATATATGCTTCTAATGCAAAAGTGTTTGCGTCAGGTTCGACGCAAAAAGAAGCACTTGAGAACTATAAAAATGCGCTAAGCGGAAGTGGTGATTCATTTAGACCGACTTCAAATGGGAAAGAAGCGCAAAAAGAAGGTACTGTACAACGTGTGTATAAAGAAAAATCAGGTGAAAATACGATTGTGTACGTACTATTAGAAAACGAGCAAAAAGTATTTATGGTACCGGCGAAGAAATTCCCATATGCAATGTTTACAGAAGTAGGAGATCCAATTCAAATCACATATTTAGACACAGGAGAAATGATGGCATCTGTATCTAAATTTACAAATAGTAATTTGAAAAAGTAAAGCGATAGAGATTCTATCGCTTTTTTTACATTATTAAACAGGAAAATACGGTATACTTGACGTATATTTATGTTGTAACTATAATTGTTACGATTCGATATTTATATGAAAGGGTGAATAGAAAAAGTGAATGGAGTTAATCACGAAGTATATAAACCTGTAAAGACAAACAGGTTATGGATGATTCTTGTATTAGGGACACTTACGGCAATTGGGCCATTATCGATTGATATGTATTTGCCTTCTTTACCAAAATTAACGGATGATTTACAAACTGGAGCATCCCTCGCACAGCTTACATTGACAGCTTGTTTACTTGGGCTTTCAGTGGGACAATTATTTGTTGGTTCAATTAGTGATATTTACGGAAGACGCAAACCTCTTATTATCGCTCTTATTATTTATGTTGCTTCTTCTTTACTTTGTGCTGTTGCACCATCGATTTGGAGTTTAGTGCTTTTACGTTTCTTACAAGGTGCTTCAGGATCTGCTGGTATCGTTATATCACGTGCAATGGTACGTGATATGTATTCTGGTTCTGAAATGACAAAGTTTTTCTCACTGCTTATGTTAGTAAACGGAGCAGCGCCTATTTTGGCACCGATTATCGGGGGACAATTATTACAGTTCACATCATGGCGCGGCGTTTTTATCGTTCTTGGAGCAATTAGTGTATTCATGCTAATATCAGCTACTTTCGTATTACGTGAAACATTGCCCCCTGAAGAAAGAGAGACGGGTGGATTATCAGGAACGCTTGCAACATACGGAAAGCTTCTGAAAGATCGTTTATTTATGGGGTATGCATTGTCGCAAGGATTAGTAACAGCTGCAATGTTTGCTTATATTTCTGGTTCACCGTTCGTGTTGCAAAATATATACGGGGCATCACCACAACAGTTTAGTTTGTTCTTTGCAATTAACGGTATCGGTATTATTATTGCTAGCCAAGTTACTGGCCGATTAGCGGGGAAAGTTAATGAGAAGACTTTATTTGTTTCCGGTATTATTATTGCGGCTGTTGGCGGCCTATCGTTACTACTTACAATTGTATTAGGAATAGGGTTAATCGGTGTTTTATGTTCGCTATTCCTTGTTGTATCAAGTGTTGGGGTTGTATCAACAACTGGCTTCTCATTAGCGATGAGAAATCAAAAACAGGCTGCAGGAACAGCATCAGCTTTACTAGGATTATTACAGTTCATCTCAGGAGCACTTGTAGCGCCGCTAGTAGGTATTGGTGGAAGCAATACCGCACTTCCTATGGGTGTTGTTATAGCTCTTTGTGAAATTGGTGCTGTGTTATGTTATTTATTCATGGCAAAAAGAAGTGAAAAGCAGTTTGAACTGCAACAAAAACAAAATTTAGAGGCTTAACAAAAAAGAGCTGATTCAAACATTTCTTTGAATCAGCTCTTTTTTTCATTTCTTTGAAATAACCCATGCAAAAGTTACTTGCATAAAGTGACGATACTGTGACAAAAATGTGGGTATATATATTAAGGAATCATCTTAAGTACAAAATTTAGGATGTTCTCGGTATAATAAAACAAGTGGAGATAAAAGAAACTATAATTAGAAGTAGCTGTAGATAAAAGGAGAATTAAAGATGAAGAAGGTTTTGGGTATTGCTGTAATGGGAGGTATGCTCCTTCTAGCAGGATGTAATGGGAATAAAGAAGCGAAAGAACCGAAAGAAAAGGTGGAGCAATC
This genomic interval from Bacillus cereus contains the following:
- a CDS encoding multidrug effflux MFS transporter gives rise to the protein MEKVNGVNHEVYKPVKTNRLWMILVLGTLTAIGPLSIDMYLPSLPKLTDDLQTGASLAQLTLTACLLGLSVGQLFVGSISDIYGRRKPLIIALIIYVASSLLCAVAPSIWSLVLLRFLQGASGSAGIVISRAMVRDMYSGSEMTKFFSLLMLVNGAAPILAPIIGGQLLQFTSWRGVFIVLGAISVFMLISATFVLRETLPPEERETGGLSGTLATYGKLLKDRLFMGYALSQGLVTAAMFAYISGSPFVLQNIYGASPQQFSLFFAINGIGIIIASQVTGRLAGKVNEKTLFVSGIIIAAVGGLSLLLTIVLGIGLIGVLCSLFLVVSSVGVVSTTGFSLAMRNQKQAAGTASALLGLLQFISGALVAPLVGIGGSNTALPMGVVIALCEIGAVLCYLFMAKRSEKQFELQQKQNLEA